From a region of the Corythoichthys intestinalis isolate RoL2023-P3 chromosome 7, ASM3026506v1, whole genome shotgun sequence genome:
- the LOC130918455 gene encoding uncharacterized protein LOC130918455, translated as MVTTTLAALSDGSTVCTMVLNESVAGAVLPGRTYLIRNYGIGKKESGVLLTKRNTEFFITSNISVGPEIVIKAKELLFQPTRLVDLKEVGVEEEGLITVEGVLADMRPIRLIRQHGSEAVPLRIIYLKKEGAQVKILIWHQANLTALKPGLKYTFSHLRAQQSDYGFSFNTSEDTQIKECEEDIVFQMDGYFITGENMDVVDINGEKKSIPLDVWRDNFSHDPDIPEGGLSLTLRVVEGVVCLIV; from the exons atgGTCACGACAACTCTCGCCGCGCTCTCAGACGGCAGTACTGTCTGTACGATGGTGCTGAATGAGAGCGTGGCAGGGGCTGTCCTACCTGGCCGAACATATTTAATCAGAAATTATGGCATTGGCAAGAAGGAGAGTGGGGTCCTCCTCACCAAGAGGAATACTGAATTTTTCATCACCTCAAATATTTCAGTTGGGCCAGAAATCGTCATCAAAGCAAAAGAACTCCTATTTCAACCAACAAGGTTGGTGGACCTGAAGGAGGTTGGAGTGGAGGAGGAGGGACTCATTACTGTTGAGGGAGTCCTAGCGGAT ATGAGGCCGATCAGATTGATTCGCCAGCATGGCTCCGAAGCAGTCCCGCTGCgaattatttatttgaaaaaa GAAGGTGCCCAAGTGAAAATTTTGATCTGGCACCAAGCGAACTTGACTGCATTAAAACCTGGGCTGAAATACACTTTCAGCCACCTGAGGGCACAACAGTCAGATTATGGATTTTCCTTCAACACCTCAGAGGACACCCAAATAAAA GAATGTGAGGAAGATATTGTTTTCCAAATGGACGgatattttattactggtgaaaaTATGGATGTCGTCGACATAAATGGCGAAAAAAAGTCCATCCCTCTGGATGTCTGGAGGGATAATTTTTCCCATGACCCAGATATTCCAGAGGGGGGCCTGTCACTAACATTGAGGGTGGTCGAGGGTGTGGTGTGTTTAATCGTTTAA